Within the Catalinimonas niigatensis genome, the region CAAAGATGGAATGGACTTTTTCGTAGCCTTCAAAGCATAAATAAGCACCGCCAAGCATCAATATGGGTTGTATCAACCAAGGGACAAAAAACCCAAGAATCAGAGCAGCAGGTCCTAAGTAAAGTAATTTATTGACCAGAGACTTCTTCGCAATCTGAAAAATGATGGCAAGTTCACGCGAGGGATCAAGCCCTACCACATATTTGGGTGTCACCGCGGCGTCATCAATGACAATACCAGATACCTTACCCGTTGTTCTTGCTACCTGGGTAGGCACATCATCAAGAGTTGCAGCACTAGCTTTTACCAGAGCAGCGACGTCATCCAAAAGAGCGAAAAGACCTGTAGCCATTATTTATTTCTTGTTTTAAAAAGATGACTTATTTTCATGCTATGCATAATTCTGAGTTAAAATGCAGAGGCCAAAGTTAATGCAAAAAGGTAAAATTGCTAAAAATGATAATTTTTAAGAATATAAAGAGAGAAGTTGAAATTGAGGTCTACAGCGCATACCATTTTTCTTGGATCAGCACTCTGTAATAAGGGCTTGAATATAAAGAATGAGGAAGTGTTTAGGAATATTTTCGCTTGACTTACAGCTTGAAATACCATTTTTTTTGAAAGACTACGGGGCTGGTAATGAGCAACAATCGCCTGCTTTTGTTATCGTTCTGAAGTTTACTGCCCAGGCTGTTTTGTCTTCATTGTTGTAGCGATTTGAAAACGAGTTTGCAATTCATACCATTTTTTTTCAATTTATAAATTGATTCATGAAATAGACCTTAGTAATGCAACCGAAGGGAGAACAACAAGATTTGATTTCCCTGCTTCAGGCAGGTGATGCATATGCCTTCGAGCATATATATCATCTACACAAACAAGCACTTTTTCATTTTGCACTGCGCTACCTTAAAGATCATGCACTTGCTGAGGATGCTTTACAGGAAGTTTTTATTAAACTTTGGAACAAGAGAGAAACGCTAGATGAAAATCTGTCACTGAAAGGTTTTCTCTTTACCTGTATGAAGCACCATGTGCTCAATGTGATTCGTACGGAACAAAACAGGATAAAAATTGCCGTGCTTTCCTCTACAGATACAGTTCAGTATGCCAACTTTACCCAACAGGAAGTAGCTTATCAGGAAAGTAAAGGCCTGGTGGAAGCGGGTATACAGATGCTTTCTGAAGGTAAAAAAAAGATTTTCAGGCTTAGTATCATAGAAGGCTATTCAAATCAGGAAATCGCTGCCCTACTCAATATATCTGAACATACCGTCAGGTCACAGCTATCACAGTCCGGCAAGCTGATGCGTGAGTATCTGAACAAAGCTCTTAACCTCCTTGTAGCTTTTCTCTACCTGAGCTAAAGTTTTTTTTACTTTTTTTATTTCTCCATCATCGAAGCCTGTCTCTGCTGTGTACTTACTCTAAAACAAACAGAGAAGTATGCATCAACTGCTGATTAAGTACCTGAATAACCAGTGTAATGCCCGGGAATTGGAAAGAGTATTGGCCTATCTGAAGACGGAGGAGGGCCAACAACAGCTTGGGGCACTGATGGATCAGGAGATGAAAGAATATGATCAGATAAGCAGCCAGCAAGATGCAGATTACGATCAGGTTTTCAAAAGAATAAAAGCCAACCTTCAGACTGAAAAACCACAGGAAGCAAAACAGCTCAGCATGCCGCTTTACAAAAGGTGGTATGGCGTGGCAGCAGTCATTTCGGGCTTTATGTTGATTTCCTCAGTATATCTGCTGATCGTTCAGCAACCCAAGGCTACTACTTATCAGACAGCTTATGGTGAAACCAGGACAATCAGTCTTCCCGATGGCTCATCGGTGATCCTTAATGCCAACTCCAGTATACAACTGCTGGATGACTTTGAAGAGCAAAGAGAAGTATGGCTTAAAGGAGAGGCTTTTTTTGAAATAGAAGAGGTGGAAAGCAAAGATAAGAGTGGCTACATCAAGTTTACAGTCCATACTGACAGACTGGATGTAGAAGTATTGGGTACTTCATTTAATGTGCAGGACTGGCAGGAAAAGACCCAGATAGTACTTGCCAGCGGAAAAGTACGGCTCAGGTCATCTTCTAACCAGGAACTGACTATGGAGCCTGGAGAACTGGCAGAGGTAACAAAAGATCAGCAATCCATTCAGAAAAAAATAGTTAACCCTGAAATATACTCTGCCTGGACAGAAAACCGGCTGTTTTGTAATGAGACACCTTTGCATGAGGTCGCCTCCACAATAGCGCACAGGTTTGGAAAAGAAGTGATTTTTCAGGAGGAAAGCCTGAAGAATGTAGCGATTACCGGTACACTGCCACTCCAAAATTTAACCCTATTATCAGATGTATTACAAGAATCCTTAACGATAAAGATACATATCAATGAAGACAAATTACTGATAAGCAAAAGCAAAGAAAAACCTGCCCAATGATCCGATCGCCAAAAAGGAATTGAGCAGGCAGAGTCTAAACCCTAATCTAAAACTAATCATTATGCGAGACATTTCTTTACTCAAACCTAAATTAACCACGATTTTGCTGTTGCTTTTAGGCTTCAGCGCTTACAGCCAGCAGTTGGCAAGTGTGCCGCAGGATAGCCCCACAGCGCTTTACCATCCGCAGGATCAGGAGATGACATTGAAGTCGCTCCTGCTCATGTATGAGAAGAAGTACAAGGTGAGCATTGTGTTCAACAGCGATGCCATTGGTGATCAGAAAGTAAGTATCTCTGATCCGGAAGAGAACAGGCTAGAAAACTTACTGGGAGAAATTCTTGGCCCTTTGGGTCTCAGATATAAAAAAATAGATGAAGATGTCTATGTCATACAGGAAGATGTCCGGGAAAAAAATAAAGTGAGCAAAGTAGATGTAAGTAATGTGATGGCTGACGCATCATCCAGACCTCTGCTTTTAGAAAAACTGCAATCCAGAAGTTTGGCCATGCAGTCTACCATGGAGCAAACGATTTCAGGAAAAGTAACCGACGCAGAAAATGGTGATCCCTTGCCTGGCGTTAATATTTTAGCCAAAGGTACTACTACGGGTACAGTCACCGGAATTGATGGCAACTATCGGATTACGGTCGCAGATGACGTAAGTACTTTGGTATTTTCTTCTATCGGCTACTTATCGCAGGAAGTGGAAGTCAATAATCAATCCGTGATCAATGTTAGCCTGGGCCCTGATGTACAATCCCTCTCTGAAGTGGTAGTGGTAGGTTATGGCGCTGTACAAAAACGTGACCTTACGGGTTCAGTATCAAAAATTGAAGGTGATGCCTTAACAAATATTCCTACTCCCAGAGTAGATCAGCTATTGCAGGGAAGAGCTCCCGGAGTAAATGTTACTTCTGTCAGTGGGGCGCCAGGAGCAAGAGCTTCCATCCGTATCAGAGGGGGCAATTCCATACAAGGGGATAATGAGCCTCTTTATGTGATTGATGGTTTTATTGCAGGCACGGATTTCAATCTGAACAACATCAATGTCAATGATATAGAGTCCATTGATATTCTGAAAGATGCCTCTGCCATTTCTATTTATGGTACCCGGGGTGCCAATGGAGTCATCCTCATTACTACCAAAGATGGTTCCGGAGCCACGGGGGGTAAGCCCAATGTATCTTTAAACGCCTATACCGGATTTCAGCAACTGGCACGTAAGATTGATTTTTTAGATGGGCCCGAAAGAGCAGCCTACGGTAGTGAATATGCTAATTTTAGTGGAGAGTCCAACCCCTTTGTTGACGAAAGTCTCATTGCCAATACCGACTGGCAGGATTTGATCACCAGAACCGCGCCTATCCACAATATGGATGTATCTGTCCGTGGAAATGCGGAAAAAGTAAATTACTTTATCTCCGGTAACTATCTGAATCAGCAGGGTATCATCCAAAATTCCGGAATCAAACGCTATGCGGTAAGAGCAAACCTGGATTTTGAACTCACTGATAAAATCAGGCTGGGCACCAGGATCAATGTTACCCATGTGAGGAATGACAACAATCTGGTAAACTTATGGGAAACCCGAAGAGCGCTTACTTCTTTTCCCCTCTACCAGGAAGATGGAAGCTACTGGGATGAAGACTATGTACAGGGAGGTCCCTTTGACAATCCGGTGGCATTGTTGAACATGCAGACGAATTACACTTTTGTCAATAACCTGCTGGGCAATTTTTATCTTGAGGTGGAGCCTTTTGAAGGAGTGACCATACGCTCCACAATAGGACCTCAACTCAATTGGAGGAAGCAAAACAGATTTGAGTCTGGCTTTATTCCTAGCCGCGCTGCCGCTCAAAGAGGAGGCAGGGCAGTGATCAATAATGGTTTTGGCGCTCAAATTTTGCAGGAGAACACCATTACTTACCAAAAGGAAATTAATCCTAACCATCGCTTTAACCTGTTGGGTGGTTTTACCTGGCAAACGGCCAGAAATGAGAACTTTTTTGCCCAAACGGATGGTCTACCCAACGACGGGGTTTCTTTTGATGTATTGGAGCTGGGCAATCCCGAAACTTTTCAAGTGCGTTCCAGCTTCGATGATCCTTTTCAGATTGTATCATGGATTGGCAGGGCAAACTATACCTTGATGGATAAGTTTCTATTCACCCTTGCCGGAAGAGTAGATGGGGCGTCCAGATTTTCAGGGGCCAACAACCAGTATGCTTTCTTTCCTTCTGCCGCAGTAGCCTGGCGACTGGATGAGGAATCGTTTATCCAATCTTTAGGAGTATTTGATGATCTGAAATTGAGAATGAGCTACGGCAGAGCGGGAAGCCAGGCCATCAATGCGTTCAGCACGCTTGCTTTGTACAACACAGGTCAGGTCATTTTCAATGACGCACCTGCCATTGCCGTGCGTAGAGGCAGGCCTGCCAATCCAGACCTGAGGTGGGAGACTACCTCACAGTTTGACATTGGTTTAGAAGCTGGCTTTTTCAATAATCGCCTGACCTTTGAGATGGACTACTACTACAAAAAGACGGAAGATCTACTCCTCAACCGGGAGATTCCACGCCAGACAGGCTTTAGTCAGAGACTTGAAAATATAGGTTCACTACAAAACCAGGGACTGGAGTTATTAATCAACTCAGTCAATGTTGATAATAAAAATTTTAGCTGGTCTACTACCCTTACATTGGCTGGCAACAGGAGTAAGGTATTGGAATTAGGGGGGATTGAGGAAATCAATATCTACAATCTGGAACAGGGTGGCCCTGGTGCAAAACTCATTGTTGGTGAACCAATAGGCGTATTTACGGGACTGGAATACCTGGGTACCTGGAAGTCGCAGGAAGAGTTGGATGCTTCAGGTTACAGCGGATTGAGAACGGTAGTGGGAGGCCCCAGGTTTAACGATACCAGTGGTGATGGATTGATTAGTTTTAATGACGATTTTGTCATCATTGGTAACCCTGAACCGCTTGTTTTCGGTGGAATCAATAACAGAATCCGTTGGAAAAATTTCAATCTTGACATCCTGTTTCAGGGAACCTGGGGAAATGATGTGTACAATGAATTTTCTCAGAGAGGTTTCTTTGGAAGAAGTGATCAGAACATTTATGCAGAAGCAAGAAATCGCTGGACTGAAGCTAATCCCACTTCAGACATTCCGAGAGCAGGAGGTACCATCAGTATATCAGATATTCCTTCCAACAGTGTGTTGGTGGAAGATGGCTCACACCTCAGGCTAAAGAATGTTCAGTTATCCTATACTGTGCCTACTGCCAGTGTCTCCTGGCTAAATCAGCTAAATCTGTACGTAGGAGGTACCAATCTGTTTTTATTGTCTAGCTTCCGGGGCTATGATCCGGAAGCTACACGTATAGGACCTGACTCCGAAGATACGTACAGTGGTGTCATCCGGGGCATCATTCGGGCTGAATATCCCAACGCACGTACCTTCACATTTGGACTTAATGCAAACTTCTAACATCCTTCTACCATGAATAAATTTTTGTCAACTTTACTTATTTGCAGTGCTTTTGGGTTTTATGCCTGTAATGATTTTTTGCAGGAGGAAACCAGAGGAATTATCAGCCCTGATAATTTCTATACCTCAGATGCAGAAGCCATATTGGCCATCAATGGAGTTTATGCTGATTTGCGTGATAATGGCTTATATGGCTGGTGGCAGGGAATCCATAATTTTACGCAGTTAGGCGCTGATATCCTTGAATCAAGCCGGGAATTTGGAGAAAATCAGCCTATACAGAATTATACCCTGACAGAAAGTAACTATGCGAATGCCAGGGGGACATGGGAGGCATTATATCGTTTGATTGGTGATGCCAATTCGGTGATCAACAATATCAGGGATAATGAAAATATCAGTCCTGAAATTCAAAACCAGGTCATAGGAGAAGCCTTATTTCTGAGAAGTTTCGCCTATTACCATCTTACCAATCTATGGGGGGATGTTCCTTATTATGAGGATGAATTAGCGATCAGTGAGGTAGCAGCTTTGGGAAGAACTGAGGCCAACGAGATTCGTAACCAGGTGATCTCAGATTTACAAAGCATTGAGGAGGAAAATCTTTTGCCCTCTATCTATACCTCAACAGATCTGGGGCGACCTACGCTATGGGCAGCTAAAACACTGATGGCAAAAATCTTTATGTGGCAGGAAAACTGGGGTGGAGCATTGGCGCAATGCACCGACATCATCAATGAATCTCCTCATCAGCTCCTGGCTGATTATGCTGCCGTGTTTGATGTCAATAACCCTTTTAATGAGGAAGTGATTTGGGCGATTGATTTTTTGAAAGACAGTCCTGGGAATGCCCAAACGAGAACGGATGGATTTAATCCACGCCTGAGAGATGAGCCAAAAAATGTTGAAGAAAAAGGAGCCTTGTCACAAGAGCTGGCCTCTAGAAATGAAGAGTTCAACGGTTATGGCCTTACTGTCCCTATTCCTGGTTTTGTGAATGAATTTCCAGAAGATGACCTCAGAAGACCCATGAATATCATGGATACTTATCTGGGCTTTGAGCTTACTTACCAGTATATGCCAAAATTTATCAATCTTAACTTTATCAATTCTCCCAGAGGTAATCATGGAGAGGCTACACTGATCTTTCGTCTGGCAGATGTTTACCTCATGGCAGCGGAAGCGGAGAATGAGCTGAATGGTCCGGGTAACGCTTATACTTACATCAATGCAGTACGGTCCAGAGCTTATGAGCCTGATCAGCCTTATACCACCCTGGGTACCCAGGCTTTGCGGGAGGCTATTCAGGATGAACGCCGGTGGGAACTGGCCGGAGAAGGTCACCGTCGCTATGACCTGATCCGCTGGGGCATCCTGCTGGAGACTGTCAAAAATGCAGAATACCGCATATACAATCCCGGCGAAAACATCCAGCCTTATCATGTTAAATTGCCCATTCCCGAAGAAGAATTAATTTTGAATCCAAAGCTGTTGGAGTCTGATCCTACCAACAATGGGTACAGATAAAACGCAAAGCACTCAATATCAGCTGTTAACCTTTGGAAACTATTCTTCTAAATGTTAACAGCTACAACCTATACTACTTCCAACTTATGTATACATCAAGTCATAGTGTCTGTTATTTACTCATCTTTTTCACTCTTTTTTTCTCCTGCACTTCTCAGGATGCTGCACAGGAAAGTACGCCGGGAGAGGAGCGGATTCAACCGAATATTATCTTTATACTCACTGACGATCTGGGCTATGGTGACCTTGGGGTGTTATTTCAAAACCAGCGTAAGGATACAGGAGAGCCTTTTCACATCACTCCTCATCTGGATACTATAGCCAGCCAAGGGATGATGCTTACCCGTCACTACGTACCTGCCCCGGTATGTGCCCCTTCCCGGGCTTCGCTGATGCTGGGCGTACATCAGGGTCATGCCGAGGTGCGCAACAATCAGTTTGACAAAGCCCTGCCTGATAACCATACGCTGGCTTCTGTGCTGAAAGAAGCTGGTTATGCCACCGGCATCATTGGGAAGTGGGGCTTGCAGGGCTTGGAAGGCGACAGCCCTGCCAGCTGGGAAGCATATCCTACCAAACGGGGGTTTGACCATTTTCTGGGCTACGTTCGCCACGTAGACGGACACAACCACTATCCCGCACATGAAGCACCAGCCCGGCCTCCGGTGGAGTTGTACGCAGGTAATGAAGAAATATCCAGCCAGCTTTCAGGTGTCTATACCACTGATCTATTCACTGCTGCTGCCAAAAAATGGATCACTGAAAAAGAACAGCAGAACCCTGATCAACCCTTCTTTCTTTATCTGGCCTATGACACCCCCCATGCCGGTCTGCAGGTAGCGTCTTCTCCCTATCCCGAGGGTGGTGGCCTATCCGGAGGTGTGCAGTGGATCGGCGACTCAGCTAATTATATCAACACTGCAGAAGAAAGCATAGATGATTATATCCATCCGGATTATGCCGGGCAAGACTGGCCGGATCAGTACAAGCGCTTTGCCAGCATGGTACGCAGGATTGACAATGCGGTAGGCGATCTGGTTCAACTGCTCAAAGATCTGAATATTGAGAAAGAAACGCTGATTGTCTTTACCTCCGACAATGGTCCTCACCATGAGTCTTACGGCTACGGAGAATATGAACCTACTTTTTTTGAAAGTTTTGGTCCTTTGGAGGGTACCAAACGCGATACCTGGGAAGGAGGTATTCGTGTGCCCACTATCGTCAGATGGCCGGGTCACGTACCAGCAGGTGCAAGTGATGATACGCCTGGCCAGTTCCACGACTGGATGCCTACCTTTGCGGAACTGGCTAATGTACCTGCACCCGCCAATACTGACGGCGTATCATTGCTACCCATACTGAGTGGAAATGGCAACAGAGATCAGGGAAGGGTATATGTAGAGTACTTTCATAATGGTCCCACACGTGAATATGCTGAATTTGATCCTGTGCACCGGGATGAGCTGAGGGGAGAAATGCAGGTCATTTACCTGGATGGTTACAAAGGAGTGGGTTATAATATACAGTCTGCTGAGGATGAGTTCCGAATCTACGATACCCGTGAAGACTCAGAAGAATTGAATAATCTGGCCGGAAGCAGCGAATATTTTGATGAACTACAGCAGCAAATGAAAGATCAGGTGCTGCGTGTTAGAAGACCCAATTCTTCTGCTGCACGACCGTATGACAGCATTCCGGTACCTGCGCTGGCGTCCGTACAAAATTCTGCACCCGGACTACAGTATCGGTTGTTTTCAGCAGAAACACCCTGGACGCCTAATACGGCCTCCTTGCAGACTGAGCCAGTCAATTCCGGTACTACTGATGCTTTTGCAGTCAGTGTAGGTAATTCAGAAGAAAATATCGTGGAGTACAGCGGATTTCTAGCAGTGCCGCAAACCGGAAAATATACTTTTTCACTACAAACAAATGGTGGGGCTGTACTTCGAATGCATGAGGCAACACTGATTGATGCCGACAAACTTTATGCATCCGGCTCCGTGGTGAGTTCAGAAATTTTACTGGAAAAGGGTCAGCATCCCATTCATCTCACATATGCCAAAGGCCAGGAAGGAACTCCCAGCTTAACACTGCAATGGAGTGGTCCGGGATTTGGGCAAAAAGAAATAGAAGCGGAAGCCCTGAGCCATGAAGAAATTGAATAGTAAGCTTGAAAATGGACTGATGAAAAACGCTGAAAGGAGAGCTTAAGACAATGAGTTTCAAAAAAATAATAGTACAGAGTGTGGTGATGTTTGGCTTTTTTGCCACAACTGATCATACCTCCTTTGCTCAGTCAGTTCTAAAACCCAATGTCATCTACATCAACGTGGACGATCTGGGTTACAAAGACCTGGGTTTTATGGGTAGTGCCTATTATGAAACTCCCAACCTGAATGAGTTAGCCAGCGAGGGTATGGTGTTTACACAGGCTTACGCAGCAGCCTCCAATTGTGCGCCCAGCCGTGCCTGCCTCATGTCGGGTCTCAACACCCCCAGGCACGGCATTTATACTGTGGCAAATTCTGATAGGGGGGAGGTCAGGGTGAGAAAAATTATCCCAGTTCCCAACCAAACTGTACTCAATGATACCATATACACCCTGGCTGAGATGTTCCGTGATCAGGGTTATGTGACTGCAACTATTGGTAAATGGCATCTGGGCGATGATCCCACCACCCAGGGCTTTGAAGCCAACGTAGGGGGTAGTGATAGAGGCAGTCCGGGTAAGGATGGTTATTTTAGCCCCTACAATCTGGCACATCTGAATGATGGTCCAGAAGGAGAATACCTGACTGATCGTCTGACCACGGAAGCCATTTCTTTTTTGCAGGCGCATCAGGATACTTCTTTCTTCTTATATCTTCCTTTTTATACCGTGCATACTCCGATCATGGGGAAAGCTGCTCTGGTAGAAAAATTTAAGAATAAGAAGACAGGCCTCGGGCAGGATAATCCGGAATATGCAGCTATGGTTGCTTCTTTGGATGAAAATGTCGGCCGTCTGCTCAGCGAATTAGAACGTCTTGGATTAAAAAATAATACCCTGATCATCTTTACTTCCGACAATGGCGGCATACGGGATATTTCCTTCCAGGATCCGTTGAGGGCGGGCAAAGGTTCTTACTATGAAGGGGGCATTCGCGTACCTTTAGTAGTGCGTTGGCCAGGCATTGTAAAAGCAGGTAGTCAGTGTGAAGAGCCAGTGACTAACCTGGATTTTTTTCCGACCCTTCAGAGTGTCATAGGAGCTCCAAAAACCTCTACGACCTTGGATGGAGAGGATATCTTATCTTTGCTGGAAGGTAGAACTATGCCTGAACGCACATTATTCTGGTACTTTCCAATCTATCTGCAAGCTTATGAGCCAGCAGAAGATGGCGGTCGTGACCCTTTGTTCAGAACCCGTCCCGGTGCAGTGGTACGGCAAGGGGACTGGAAGCTTCATATTTATTTTGAAGACAAGGGTCTGGAACTGTATAACTTAAAAGAAGATGTAGAAGAGACGCATAACCTGGCCAGGGAAAATCCTGAAAAAGCGAACACATTGTACAATGTATTGCAAAGTTGGCTGGAAACGACGCAAGCCCCCATTCCAGGGGAACTGAACCCTGAATATGATGCGGTGTATGAAAGAAAGCAGTTGGAATTATACGATAGATAAAAGCTTTGGAAGATATATTGGATGGCAATGTGGTAGATCCCTTCAGCCGCTGGTTTGTGACCAAAAAGAACTTTCGGGAAGAAGATTATCAATGGCCAATACCGCAGGGAGAAATCAATATAAATCCTAATTTAGCTAATTAAGTAAAAGTGGTGTTTGTAAAGTAATTTATGGACACTACAAAGTTTTTAATCCTACTCAACTTTTTATGAAGCTACTGACACAATGGCGCGCTCTTTTTTTATCTATCTTGTTTTGGAGTTGTACCACTGAACCTGATACTGCAACAAATACTGAAATCACCGAAGATACCCCGAATATAATAGTGATTTATATGGATGATCTGGGCTATGGCGATGTAAGTGCCTACGGTGCCACAGAAATATCCACTCCCAACATGGACAAGATTATCAATGGAGGCGTTCGTTTTACCCAGGGCTATGCTTCTTCTGCCACCTGCACGCCAAGTCGCTATGCCTTACTCACGGGAGTCTATCCCTGGAGAAATAAAGACGCGAAAATACTACCGGGCACGGCTCCTCTTGTCATTGATACGGCTCAACTCACCCTTCCCAAAATGCTGAAAAGCCAGGGATACCAGACGGGAATCGTAGGGAAGTGGCACCTAGGCTTGGGTAGTGGCAACGTCAATTGGAATGAGCATGTATCTCCCGGCCCTAATGAAGTAGGCTTTGACTATAGTTATATTCTTGCTGCCACCCAGGACAGGGTACCTACTGTTTATATAGAAAATGGTGATGTAGTAGGACTGGATCTTAATGATCCTATTGAGGTGAGTTATCAGGAAAACTTTGAAGGTGAACCCACCGGTAAGGATAATCCTGAATTGCTGACCATGAGATGGCATCATGGGCACAATAACAGCATTGTCAACGGAATCCCCCGGATTGGTTTCATGAGAGGGGGTGAGGCAGCGAAGTGGAGTGATGTAGATATGGCGGATCATTTTCTTGAGAAGGCTCAGGAATATGTAAAAACCCATAAAGAAGAGCCATTCTTTTTATACTATGCGTTGCAGCAACCGCACGTGCCCCGTACACCCAATCCTCGTTTTGTGGGCAGTTCAGGGATGGGTCCCAGGGGAGATGCCATCCTGGAAGCAGACTGGTGCATTGGCGAGTTTGTAAAAACACTGGAGGAAGAAGGTTTGATGGAAAAGACCCTGATCATTTTTTCCAGCGACAATGGCCCCGTACTCAACGATGGCTATTATGATGAAGCAGTGGAAAAGCTGGGAGCGCATACACCCGCCGGTACGCTCAGAGGAGGTAAGTACAGCCTTTTTGAAGCAGGAACCAGAGTTCCTTTTGCTACTTACTGGCA harbors:
- a CDS encoding FecR family protein, which codes for MHQLLIKYLNNQCNARELERVLAYLKTEEGQQQLGALMDQEMKEYDQISSQQDADYDQVFKRIKANLQTEKPQEAKQLSMPLYKRWYGVAAVISGFMLISSVYLLIVQQPKATTYQTAYGETRTISLPDGSSVILNANSSIQLLDDFEEQREVWLKGEAFFEIEEVESKDKSGYIKFTVHTDRLDVEVLGTSFNVQDWQEKTQIVLASGKVRLRSSSNQELTMEPGELAEVTKDQQSIQKKIVNPEIYSAWTENRLFCNETPLHEVASTIAHRFGKEVIFQEESLKNVAITGTLPLQNLTLLSDVLQESLTIKIHINEDKLLISKSKEKPAQ
- a CDS encoding sulfatase-like hydrolase/transferase, giving the protein MYTSSHSVCYLLIFFTLFFSCTSQDAAQESTPGEERIQPNIIFILTDDLGYGDLGVLFQNQRKDTGEPFHITPHLDTIASQGMMLTRHYVPAPVCAPSRASLMLGVHQGHAEVRNNQFDKALPDNHTLASVLKEAGYATGIIGKWGLQGLEGDSPASWEAYPTKRGFDHFLGYVRHVDGHNHYPAHEAPARPPVELYAGNEEISSQLSGVYTTDLFTAAAKKWITEKEQQNPDQPFFLYLAYDTPHAGLQVASSPYPEGGGLSGGVQWIGDSANYINTAEESIDDYIHPDYAGQDWPDQYKRFASMVRRIDNAVGDLVQLLKDLNIEKETLIVFTSDNGPHHESYGYGEYEPTFFESFGPLEGTKRDTWEGGIRVPTIVRWPGHVPAGASDDTPGQFHDWMPTFAELANVPAPANTDGVSLLPILSGNGNRDQGRVYVEYFHNGPTREYAEFDPVHRDELRGEMQVIYLDGYKGVGYNIQSAEDEFRIYDTREDSEELNNLAGSSEYFDELQQQMKDQVLRVRRPNSSAARPYDSIPVPALASVQNSAPGLQYRLFSAETPWTPNTASLQTEPVNSGTTDAFAVSVGNSEENIVEYSGFLAVPQTGKYTFSLQTNGGAVLRMHEATLIDADKLYASGSVVSSEILLEKGQHPIHLTYAKGQEGTPSLTLQWSGPGFGQKEIEAEALSHEEIE
- a CDS encoding SusC/RagA family TonB-linked outer membrane protein; this translates as MRDISLLKPKLTTILLLLLGFSAYSQQLASVPQDSPTALYHPQDQEMTLKSLLLMYEKKYKVSIVFNSDAIGDQKVSISDPEENRLENLLGEILGPLGLRYKKIDEDVYVIQEDVREKNKVSKVDVSNVMADASSRPLLLEKLQSRSLAMQSTMEQTISGKVTDAENGDPLPGVNILAKGTTTGTVTGIDGNYRITVADDVSTLVFSSIGYLSQEVEVNNQSVINVSLGPDVQSLSEVVVVGYGAVQKRDLTGSVSKIEGDALTNIPTPRVDQLLQGRAPGVNVTSVSGAPGARASIRIRGGNSIQGDNEPLYVIDGFIAGTDFNLNNINVNDIESIDILKDASAISIYGTRGANGVILITTKDGSGATGGKPNVSLNAYTGFQQLARKIDFLDGPERAAYGSEYANFSGESNPFVDESLIANTDWQDLITRTAPIHNMDVSVRGNAEKVNYFISGNYLNQQGIIQNSGIKRYAVRANLDFELTDKIRLGTRINVTHVRNDNNLVNLWETRRALTSFPLYQEDGSYWDEDYVQGGPFDNPVALLNMQTNYTFVNNLLGNFYLEVEPFEGVTIRSTIGPQLNWRKQNRFESGFIPSRAAAQRGGRAVINNGFGAQILQENTITYQKEINPNHRFNLLGGFTWQTARNENFFAQTDGLPNDGVSFDVLELGNPETFQVRSSFDDPFQIVSWIGRANYTLMDKFLFTLAGRVDGASRFSGANNQYAFFPSAAVAWRLDEESFIQSLGVFDDLKLRMSYGRAGSQAINAFSTLALYNTGQVIFNDAPAIAVRRGRPANPDLRWETTSQFDIGLEAGFFNNRLTFEMDYYYKKTEDLLLNREIPRQTGFSQRLENIGSLQNQGLELLINSVNVDNKNFSWSTTLTLAGNRSKVLELGGIEEINIYNLEQGGPGAKLIVGEPIGVFTGLEYLGTWKSQEELDASGYSGLRTVVGGPRFNDTSGDGLISFNDDFVIIGNPEPLVFGGINNRIRWKNFNLDILFQGTWGNDVYNEFSQRGFFGRSDQNIYAEARNRWTEANPTSDIPRAGGTISISDIPSNSVLVEDGSHLRLKNVQLSYTVPTASVSWLNQLNLYVGGTNLFLLSSFRGYDPEATRIGPDSEDTYSGVIRGIIRAEYPNARTFTFGLNANF
- a CDS encoding RagB/SusD family nutrient uptake outer membrane protein, with amino-acid sequence MNKFLSTLLICSAFGFYACNDFLQEETRGIISPDNFYTSDAEAILAINGVYADLRDNGLYGWWQGIHNFTQLGADILESSREFGENQPIQNYTLTESNYANARGTWEALYRLIGDANSVINNIRDNENISPEIQNQVIGEALFLRSFAYYHLTNLWGDVPYYEDELAISEVAALGRTEANEIRNQVISDLQSIEEENLLPSIYTSTDLGRPTLWAAKTLMAKIFMWQENWGGALAQCTDIINESPHQLLADYAAVFDVNNPFNEEVIWAIDFLKDSPGNAQTRTDGFNPRLRDEPKNVEEKGALSQELASRNEEFNGYGLTVPIPGFVNEFPEDDLRRPMNIMDTYLGFELTYQYMPKFINLNFINSPRGNHGEATLIFRLADVYLMAAEAENELNGPGNAYTYINAVRSRAYEPDQPYTTLGTQALREAIQDERRWELAGEGHRRYDLIRWGILLETVKNAEYRIYNPGENIQPYHVKLPIPEEELILNPKLLESDPTNNGYR
- a CDS encoding RNA polymerase sigma factor, with amino-acid sequence MQPKGEQQDLISLLQAGDAYAFEHIYHLHKQALFHFALRYLKDHALAEDALQEVFIKLWNKRETLDENLSLKGFLFTCMKHHVLNVIRTEQNRIKIAVLSSTDTVQYANFTQQEVAYQESKGLVEAGIQMLSEGKKKIFRLSIIEGYSNQEIAALLNISEHTVRSQLSQSGKLMREYLNKALNLLVAFLYLS